The Methanococcus maripaludis genome has a window encoding:
- a CDS encoding YigZ family protein, giving the protein MVFLQEHFYKTLKSFSKVELVFKGSLFIGYGKPVKSEIEAKEFINEIKSIHSDATHNVSAYRIDTEYNFAMKYDDDGEPQGSAGKPIYKVIELKNLQNTVIVITRYFGGVKLGYGGLVNAYSDTATEVVNSSGILEVFEKVHVLAEFDYSEIQKVKQIIENFGKIVDENYFDVVKFKIEVKKGLEDELIKKLVNLTKNKIKIGNL; this is encoded by the coding sequence GTGGTATTTTTGCAAGAACATTTCTATAAAACTCTTAAATCTTTTTCAAAAGTTGAACTGGTTTTTAAAGGCTCTCTCTTTATCGGATATGGAAAACCAGTAAAAAGCGAAATTGAAGCAAAAGAGTTTATAAATGAAATTAAATCCATTCACAGCGATGCAACACATAACGTTTCTGCATATCGCATAGATACTGAATATAACTTTGCAATGAAATACGATGATGATGGTGAACCGCAAGGGAGTGCCGGAAAACCAATCTACAAAGTTATAGAACTAAAAAATCTTCAAAATACAGTTATTGTTATTACAAGATATTTTGGAGGAGTTAAATTGGGATACGGTGGACTTGTGAACGCATACAGCGATACTGCAACCGAAGTTGTAAATTCAAGCGGAATTTTGGAGGTTTTCGAAAAAGTTCATGTTTTAGCCGAATTTGACTACTCGGAAATACAGAAAGTTAAACAAATTATTGAAAATTTCGGAAAAATTGTCGATGAAAACTATTTTGATGTTGTAAAATTTAAAATAGAAGTTAAAAAAGGACTTGAAGATGAATTAATTAAAAAGCTGGTCAATTTAACAAAAAATAAAATAAAAATTGGTAATTTATAA
- a CDS encoding S16 family serine protease, protein MKKLITIFTILMSIIPAFAFDLENSTEFESYVSITAPAVSITDEGYVGAAVDIDVKVSTGEGHAYMDTLPLTDIDMQGSARIASKVAFDTCGKDSDDYDVYYIIRSDVPTVGGPSAGAVLTVATIAAINNWTLNKNVMMTGMIGPDGTIGPVGGILEKIEVGAEKNVDYFLIPYGQRHQIDENNESIDSIEYGKTLGINVVEVSNIYDAVYYFTNYEIETDYEKNPMIDSKYNQIMGELSKITLENAKKSLEDVQNLDLSILNSSEKQEFEEGIQTASNLVYLGNELHSSSNYYAGTSRSFNALVIFETLQSKYLYRNNESVKNYLSEVNESITEKKNYVSDATLTKNNVEYVFSSKSRIYEASELMDEAFYQFDKGNLTSALEYAAYAKLRAETGIWWLELSPEEENPEEIDEKDLKYLAREYLDNSEIVVVYTSTVLSEELVAYPLLQIEDSIDLYNEKEYLLSMSKSIDAYVYSTTILDYTTDVDYLSDLAEKKINKAENCVLNTENNSEYIPVSALSYFEYAENLDDKYSKILYFKYSIAYAQMNMDILKEFDSDAFKYEEKSSDYEISGNSNNSDLFGQDYKIYFINITYLITGLLSGILIGVWYRKNN, encoded by the coding sequence ATGAAAAAACTTATCACAATTTTCACAATTTTAATGTCGATAATTCCGGCATTTGCATTTGATTTGGAAAATAGCACGGAATTTGAAAGTTACGTTAGTATCACAGCTCCTGCAGTTTCGATAACTGATGAAGGCTATGTTGGAGCAGCTGTTGATATCGACGTAAAAGTTTCTACTGGTGAAGGCCATGCGTATATGGACACTTTACCACTTACGGACATTGATATGCAAGGGTCAGCTAGAATTGCATCAAAAGTGGCATTTGACACCTGTGGAAAAGATAGTGATGATTACGATGTTTATTATATCATCAGATCAGACGTTCCAACAGTAGGTGGGCCTTCTGCAGGTGCAGTTTTAACTGTTGCAACGATTGCTGCAATAAATAACTGGACATTGAATAAAAACGTCATGATGACTGGGATGATAGGTCCAGATGGAACAATCGGACCTGTTGGAGGAATACTTGAAAAAATTGAGGTTGGTGCTGAAAAAAACGTCGATTATTTCCTTATTCCCTATGGACAGCGACATCAAATCGATGAAAACAACGAATCAATTGATAGTATCGAATACGGTAAAACTCTCGGAATTAACGTTGTTGAAGTAAGCAATATTTACGATGCAGTCTACTACTTTACAAATTATGAAATTGAAACAGATTACGAAAAAAACCCGATGATTGATAGCAAATATAATCAAATTATGGGAGAATTATCCAAAATTACATTAGAAAACGCTAAAAAAAGCCTTGAAGATGTTCAAAATTTAGATCTGTCAATATTAAATTCTTCTGAAAAACAGGAATTTGAAGAAGGCATTCAAACCGCATCAAATTTAGTCTACCTTGGAAACGAACTGCATTCAAGCAGTAATTATTATGCGGGAACGTCGAGAAGCTTTAATGCATTGGTAATATTTGAAACACTGCAGTCAAAATATTTATACAGAAATAACGAATCTGTTAAAAATTACCTTTCAGAAGTAAATGAAAGCATAACTGAAAAAAAGAACTATGTATCAGATGCAACTTTAACAAAAAACAATGTTGAATACGTATTTTCATCAAAAAGTAGAATATATGAAGCTTCTGAATTAATGGATGAAGCATTTTATCAATTTGATAAAGGAAATTTAACTTCCGCACTGGAATATGCAGCATATGCAAAGTTGAGGGCTGAAACTGGAATTTGGTGGCTTGAACTCTCGCCTGAAGAAGAAAATCCTGAAGAAATTGATGAAAAAGACTTAAAATATCTTGCAAGAGAATACCTCGATAATTCGGAAATCGTTGTTGTATATACTTCGACAGTTCTTTCAGAAGAACTCGTAGCTTATCCATTACTACAGATTGAAGATTCGATCGATCTTTACAATGAAAAAGAGTACCTTCTTTCGATGTCAAAAAGTATCGATGCATATGTTTATTCAACAACCATTCTTGATTATACCACAGATGTAGATTATTTATCGGATTTAGCTGAAAAAAAGATAAATAAAGCTGAAAACTGCGTTTTAAATACGGAAAACAATTCAGAATATATCCCGGTTTCTGCGCTGAGTTATTTCGAATATGCGGAAAATCTGGATGATAAATATTCAAAAATTCTTTATTTCAAATATTCAATAGCCTACGCCCAGATGAATATGGACATACTAAAAGAATTTGATAGTGATGCTTTTAAATATGAAGAAAAAAGCTCAGATTACGAAATTTCGGGAAATTCAAATAATTCAGACTTGTTTGGGCAGGATTACAAAATTTACTTTATAAATATCACTTATCTAATCACAGGTCTGCTTTCAGGCATTTTAATAGGAGTTTGGTATCGTAAAAATAATTAA
- a CDS encoding 2-isopropylmalate synthase, whose product MESYLHSNEIIKNSLKSMKLPKKVRVFDTTLRDGEQTPGVSLTPDQKLDIATKLSEIGVDAIEAGFPVSSEGEQESIKKITSMGLNAEICGLARAVKKDIDIAIDCGVDSIHTFIATSPLHREYKLKMSKEKIIDIAIESIEYIKEHGIIVEFSAEDATRTELDYLKEVYKKAVEAGADRINVPDTVGVMVPHSMTYLISELKKDIKVPLSVHCHNDFGIAVSNSVAAVEAGAEQVHCTVNGLGERAGNASLEETVMTLNMVYGIETNVDTKMLTKLSRIVSNYTGIKTQPNKAIVGENSFAHESGIHAHGVLAHALTYEPIDPAIVGNKRRIVLGKHSGAHAIKSKLSEIGVEIGDALSKEQFCEIVERVKAIGDKGKLVTDADVMAITEDITQRTIKSERIVDLEQFAVMTGNNVLPTASVALKVRDKIYKTSELGVGPVDAALKAIQAAVGENIRLNEYNISAISGGTDAIAEVTVRLENHEKEVIAKATGDDVVKASVEAVIDGINKLMS is encoded by the coding sequence ATGGAATCTTATTTACACAGCAACGAAATTATTAAAAACTCCCTGAAATCTATGAAACTGCCAAAAAAGGTGCGGGTATTCGATACTACGCTACGTGATGGGGAGCAGACTCCAGGAGTTTCTCTAACACCAGATCAAAAACTAGATATCGCTACAAAATTAAGCGAAATTGGTGTTGATGCAATAGAAGCAGGTTTTCCGGTTTCTTCCGAAGGCGAACAGGAATCCATTAAAAAAATTACATCCATGGGGCTCAATGCAGAAATCTGCGGACTTGCAAGAGCTGTTAAAAAGGATATTGATATTGCAATTGACTGTGGTGTTGACAGCATTCATACATTTATTGCAACTTCCCCACTACATAGGGAATACAAATTAAAAATGAGTAAAGAAAAGATTATCGATATTGCAATTGAATCTATCGAATACATTAAAGAACACGGCATAATTGTAGAATTTTCTGCAGAGGATGCGACAAGAACCGAACTCGATTATTTAAAAGAAGTTTACAAAAAAGCGGTTGAAGCAGGAGCAGACAGGATAAACGTTCCAGATACTGTTGGAGTTATGGTTCCACATTCAATGACTTACCTGATTTCAGAACTAAAAAAAGACATAAAAGTTCCTTTATCAGTACACTGCCACAATGACTTTGGAATTGCGGTTTCAAATTCAGTTGCTGCAGTTGAAGCTGGTGCTGAACAGGTTCACTGTACCGTAAATGGACTTGGTGAAAGGGCAGGAAATGCATCATTAGAAGAAACCGTGATGACATTAAACATGGTTTATGGAATAGAAACTAATGTAGATACAAAAATGCTCACAAAACTCTCAAGAATCGTTTCAAACTATACTGGAATCAAAACGCAACCAAATAAAGCAATTGTTGGGGAAAATTCATTTGCTCACGAAAGTGGAATTCATGCACATGGTGTTTTAGCACATGCACTAACTTATGAGCCAATTGATCCTGCAATTGTTGGAAACAAACGTAGAATTGTTCTTGGAAAGCATAGTGGCGCTCATGCGATAAAATCAAAACTTTCGGAAATTGGTGTTGAAATTGGGGATGCCCTTTCAAAAGAACAGTTTTGTGAAATAGTTGAAAGAGTAAAAGCAATTGGTGACAAAGGAAAACTAGTAACCGATGCAGATGTAATGGCAATTACTGAAGATATTACTCAAAGAACCATAAAATCTGAAAGAATCGTTGATTTAGAACAGTTTGCAGTAATGACTGGAAATAACGTACTTCCAACTGCAAGCGTTGCATTAAAAGTAAGGGATAAGATCTATAAAACATCTGAACTTGGAGTAGGTCCTGTTGATGCAGCATTAAAAGCAATTCAGGCGGCAGTTGGTGAAAATATTCGATTAAATGAATACAATATTAGTGCAATTTCTGGAGGAACTGACGCTATCGCAGAAGTTACAGTTAGACTTGAAAATCATGAAAAAGAAGTTATTGCAAAAGCCACTGGCGATGACGTTGTCAAAGCATCAGTAGAAGCAGTTATTGATGGAATAAACAAACTTATGAGTTAA
- the cyaB gene encoding class IV adenylate cyclase, whose translation MIEVEIKVSLNDEDSKKILEKLNSMGFEKNETKEQIDTYFNGIDRDFQITDEALRIRKSLNLDSNKGTVYVTYKGKKLDTISKTREEIEVEILEMDSMYKIFEKLGFKPVDPVRKVREIYRKDDIEVSFDNVDFVGNYLEIEKVVDDDSKREQALEELLNLLKSLNISTDKLEKRSYLELRRGNCGK comes from the coding sequence ATGATCGAAGTAGAGATAAAGGTTAGTTTAAATGACGAAGATTCCAAAAAAATACTCGAAAAACTAAACAGTATGGGTTTTGAAAAAAACGAAACAAAAGAACAGATTGATACATATTTTAATGGGATAGATCGCGATTTTCAAATAACTGATGAAGCCTTACGGATAAGAAAATCTTTAAATCTAGATTCAAACAAAGGAACGGTATACGTTACATACAAGGGAAAAAAATTAGATACCATTTCAAAAACAAGAGAAGAAATCGAAGTAGAAATCTTAGAAATGGATTCAATGTACAAAATTTTTGAAAAACTCGGGTTTAAACCTGTAGATCCTGTTAGGAAAGTAAGAGAAATTTACAGAAAAGATGACATCGAAGTTTCATTTGATAATGTAGATTTTGTTGGGAACTACCTTGAAATTGAAAAAGTTGTGGATGACGATTCAAAACGAGAACAAGCTCTTGAAGAACTTCTAAATTTACTGAAAAGTTTAAATATCAGTACTGATAAATTAGAAAAGAGATCTTATTTAGAATTGCGGAGAGGGAACTGTGGAAAATAG
- a CDS encoding Rrf2 family transcriptional regulator, with product MKIDGLTEKILTLLEKYSTTREIAAELETHPKNIDRYIRVLRDLGFIETKKGKTGGVFLTNEGRYVLKKKNINLITIKVQVVAEDKIGLLASISSKISEINGNILSTTLEKEGNKVRVWLVIENLEFNDLKDNLKEITDKVVLL from the coding sequence ATGAAGATCGACGGGCTCACTGAAAAAATACTTACGTTACTTGAAAAGTACAGCACAACTCGGGAAATTGCAGCTGAACTTGAAACACACCCGAAAAATATTGATAGATACATCCGGGTTTTAAGGGATCTTGGATTTATCGAAACGAAAAAGGGAAAAACTGGCGGTGTTTTTTTAACAAACGAAGGAAGATACGTTTTAAAGAAAAAAAATATAAATTTAATTACTATTAAAGTCCAGGTAGTTGCTGAAGACAAAATAGGGCTTTTGGCAAGTATTTCTTCGAAAATTTCTGAGATAAATGGAAATATTTTATCAACCACGCTTGAAAAAGAAGGAAACAAGGTAAGGGTTTGGTTAGTTATAGAAAATCTTGAATTCAACGATTTAAAAGATAACTTAAAAGAGATAACTGATAAAGTGGTGCTTTTATGA
- the moaC gene encoding cyclic pyranopterin monophosphate synthase MoaC, producing MLTHVDENGVKMVDVSKKKDVERICTAVGFIKLKKSTIEKITKQDVIKGDVLTTAQVAGVMAVKNTSNIIPMCHPLPIESIKVNFEIFEDKIKAEARVKATYKTGIEMESLTGVSVALLTIWDMVKAIEKDEFGQYPDTQIYGIEVTEKIKKE from the coding sequence GTGCTTACACATGTTGATGAAAATGGCGTAAAAATGGTCGATGTTTCTAAAAAAAAGGATGTCGAACGAATATGCACTGCGGTTGGATTTATAAAACTTAAAAAATCAACTATTGAAAAAATTACCAAACAAGACGTTATTAAAGGCGATGTTTTAACAACTGCACAAGTTGCTGGAGTTATGGCGGTTAAAAATACTTCAAATATTATTCCAATGTGCCATCCGCTTCCAATTGAATCTATAAAAGTTAATTTTGAGATTTTTGAAGATAAAATCAAAGCAGAAGCGAGAGTAAAAGCAACATACAAAACAGGAATTGAGATGGAAAGTTTAACCGGAGTTTCTGTTGCACTTTTAACGATTTGGGACATGGTAAAAGCAATTGAAAAGGATGAATTTGGACAATACCCAGATACTCAAATTTACGGAATAGAAGTTACCGAAAAAATTAAAAAAGAGTAA
- the tfrB gene encoding fumarate reductase (CoM/CoB) subunit TfrB → MKTFTITVKKTEGFKKFEVPVGLTVLDALEYINKTYGENIQFRSSCRAGQCGSCAVMINKKSKLACKTKVEDNMIIEPLEGFDVISDLVVDREPYYKKIATLRNYIQKKNDKITEDELDELKLYPDDLKDVKKIRGCIGCLSCVAMCPARKYSDYPGPTLMRQLARFAFDPKDELDREKEAFDENIYNCTTCGRCVEVCPKEIDIVHNAVEKLREKTFNKGYNLDSHLEVRKNVLSQNRSVPKEKTSFLEEVADEYIVENEKMRVAFFTGCLVDFRLQEIGKSAIRVLNAHGVSVIIPKNQVCCGSPFIRTGQTDISDNLKKQNLEIFNKLNVDSIVTLCAGCGSTLKNDYKEKEFKVMDITEVLVKVGLIDYKPLDITVTYHDPCHLRRGQKVYLEPRKILESIPKLKFVEMDIPDQCCGAGGGVRSGKPEVAEAIGKRKANMIYVTDADYLITVCPFCEYHIRDSLKKYLEEHGLKKDIPVMNIVSLLDKVI, encoded by the coding sequence GTGAAGACATTTACGATAACTGTAAAAAAGACAGAAGGATTTAAAAAATTTGAAGTTCCAGTGGGACTCACAGTTTTAGATGCTCTAGAATATATCAACAAAACTTACGGCGAAAACATTCAGTTTCGGTCGTCATGCAGGGCAGGCCAGTGCGGAAGCTGTGCAGTCATGATAAATAAAAAATCAAAGCTTGCATGCAAAACCAAAGTCGAAGATAATATGATTATCGAGCCGCTTGAAGGTTTTGACGTAATTTCAGACCTCGTGGTTGATCGAGAACCTTACTATAAAAAAATTGCAACACTTAGAAACTACATTCAAAAAAAGAATGATAAAATAACTGAGGATGAATTGGACGAGTTAAAGCTGTATCCTGATGATTTAAAAGACGTGAAAAAAATTAGGGGTTGTATTGGCTGTTTAAGCTGTGTTGCAATGTGTCCGGCGAGAAAATATTCAGATTACCCCGGACCAACTTTAATGAGGCAGCTTGCAAGATTTGCATTCGATCCAAAAGATGAACTGGATAGGGAAAAGGAAGCATTTGATGAAAATATCTACAACTGTACAACTTGCGGAAGATGTGTTGAAGTCTGTCCAAAAGAGATTGATATCGTGCACAATGCAGTTGAAAAATTGCGAGAAAAAACATTTAACAAAGGATATAATTTAGATAGCCACCTTGAAGTTAGGAAAAACGTACTTTCACAAAACAGGTCAGTTCCAAAAGAAAAAACTTCATTTTTAGAAGAAGTTGCAGATGAATACATTGTAGAAAATGAAAAAATGAGAGTTGCGTTTTTTACGGGATGTCTTGTTGATTTTAGATTGCAGGAAATCGGAAAAAGTGCAATACGGGTATTAAATGCACATGGTGTTTCGGTCATCATTCCTAAAAATCAGGTATGCTGCGGTTCACCATTTATTCGAACAGGTCAAACAGATATTTCAGACAATCTAAAAAAACAAAATCTTGAAATTTTTAATAAATTAAATGTTGATTCTATAGTTACTTTGTGTGCAGGTTGCGGAAGCACTTTAAAGAACGATTACAAAGAAAAAGAATTCAAAGTAATGGATATCACGGAAGTTTTAGTTAAGGTTGGACTGATTGATTACAAACCACTGGATATTACAGTAACATACCACGATCCATGCCACCTTAGACGGGGTCAGAAAGTATATCTTGAACCTCGTAAAATACTGGAAAGCATTCCAAAATTAAAATTCGTAGAAATGGATATTCCTGACCAGTGTTGCGGTGCAGGTGGTGGAGTAAGGTCTGGAAAACCGGAAGTTGCAGAAGCAATTGGAAAAAGAAAGGCAAATATGATCTACGTAACTGACGCAGATTATTTAATTACGGTATGTCCGTTTTGTGAATACCACATAAGAGACAGTTTAAAGAAGTATCTCGAAGAACATGGGCTAAAAAAAGATATTCCGGTAATGAATATAGTTTCGCTGCTTGATAAAGTGATTTAA
- a CDS encoding calcium/sodium antiporter, whose amino-acid sequence MLIESVFFLAVGLFMLSYGSDWFVLGASRVAKQFNISSFVIGATIVAFGTSLPEIVTSAYAASTGSVDLAVGNALGSCIANIGLVLGLSLIISSVFIKNRSVLKNGYLYIIYTIIFTILGYNGFSFFDGAILLILLVLYVIYTIKSGEMDEEEHEKSVTFGRAIFYLVLGLAFVILGSSFFVDGAKGLATAFGISEKIIGFTIVAFGTSLPELAVSFAAARQKLGGIVIGNVIGSNIANMFGALAIAAMIHEIPAVKFELSVNILMVFLLLVLMSKEKIKSMLNLKSKTEYLSEITKKDGLILIGIYVVFVLGLTGFF is encoded by the coding sequence ATGCTAATCGAATCGGTCTTTTTTTTAGCAGTTGGTTTGTTCATGCTATCTTATGGTAGCGATTGGTTTGTGTTAGGTGCTTCAAGAGTTGCAAAACAGTTTAACATCTCAAGTTTTGTAATCGGAGCTACAATTGTTGCATTTGGAACGTCCTTACCTGAAATTGTTACAAGCGCATATGCAGCATCCACAGGATCAGTTGATCTGGCAGTTGGAAATGCTCTTGGAAGTTGTATTGCAAATATCGGGCTCGTACTTGGTTTAAGCTTGATTATTTCTTCAGTATTTATTAAAAACAGGTCAGTTCTTAAAAACGGATACCTGTATATAATTTACACGATAATTTTTACAATACTTGGATACAACGGATTCTCATTTTTCGATGGAGCAATTTTGCTGATTTTACTTGTACTTTACGTGATATACACAATAAAATCTGGTGAAATGGACGAAGAAGAACATGAAAAAAGTGTGACGTTTGGCAGGGCAATATTTTACCTAGTACTCGGGCTTGCATTTGTAATTTTGGGGAGTAGTTTTTTTGTCGATGGTGCAAAAGGTCTTGCAACTGCTTTTGGAATCTCCGAAAAAATCATTGGATTTACAATCGTTGCATTTGGAACGTCCTTACCTGAACTTGCAGTTTCTTTTGCCGCAGCAAGACAGAAACTTGGCGGAATTGTCATTGGAAATGTAATTGGAAGTAACATTGCAAACATGTTTGGAGCACTTGCAATAGCTGCAATGATTCACGAAATTCCAGCAGTTAAATTTGAGCTTTCAGTTAATATTTTAATGGTCTTTTTGCTACTGGTTTTGATGAGTAAGGAAAAAATAAAATCAATGCTAAATTTAAAATCTAAAACAGAGTATCTTTCAGAAATTACGAAAAAAGATGGTTTAATTTTGATAGGAATATATGTAGTATTTGTTTTAGGACTTACTGGATTCTTTTAA
- the sppA gene encoding signal peptide peptidase SppA — translation MKKIYYYSGAVFLVIILFLVGFILLLPGDGISSKNIALINIDGTITSQTSETGLFSEFEPSVNDYIEWIDDAEKDSNIKAIIIKINSPGGEVIASEKLSRKIKEASEEKVVVAYIETMGTSAAYQAASSTDYILAEKQALVGNIGVRMEILHYYGLMEKLGINVTTIKSGTYKDIMSPTRPMTEEEQKMIESIVDESYYEFVSWVAENRNMTINETLEVADGKIYSGIQAEKVGLVDMTGTEGDAIDIASKMANITNPEVYVYGGSSSVGIFGMTFNDALCSFGYGLGRGLSQSNMEESFKSYQIYY, via the coding sequence TTGAAAAAGATATATTATTATTCAGGGGCCGTTTTTTTAGTAATCATTCTATTTTTAGTGGGTTTTATTTTATTACTTCCTGGAGATGGAATCAGTTCTAAGAATATCGCATTAATAAATATTGATGGTACAATAACTTCACAAACTTCAGAAACAGGCCTTTTTAGCGAATTTGAACCAAGCGTTAACGATTACATCGAATGGATTGACGATGCAGAAAAAGATTCAAATATAAAGGCGATAATTATCAAAATCAATTCTCCTGGCGGGGAAGTTATTGCAAGTGAAAAACTTTCAAGAAAAATAAAAGAAGCATCTGAAGAAAAAGTTGTTGTTGCATACATTGAAACAATGGGAACTTCAGCAGCATACCAGGCCGCATCTTCAACAGATTACATCTTGGCAGAAAAACAAGCACTCGTTGGAAATATTGGGGTTAGAATGGAAATTTTACATTACTATGGATTGATGGAAAAACTCGGTATAAACGTAACAACGATTAAAAGTGGTACTTATAAAGACATAATGTCTCCAACAAGGCCCATGACAGAAGAAGAACAGAAAATGATCGAATCAATTGTAGATGAAAGTTACTATGAATTCGTATCGTGGGTTGCTGAAAATAGAAACATGACGATAAATGAAACTTTGGAAGTTGCCGATGGAAAGATATACAGTGGTATTCAGGCTGAAAAGGTTGGATTAGTTGATATGACTGGAACAGAAGGGGACGCTATTGATATCGCATCAAAAATGGCAAATATAACAAATCCTGAAGTTTACGTGTATGGGGGAAGTTCTTCTGTTGGAATATTTGGAATGACATTTAATGATGCACTGTGTAGTTTTGGGTATGGTCTTGGAAGGGGACTTTCTCAATCTAATATGGAAGAAAGTTTTAAATCCTATCAAATTTATTACTAA
- a CDS encoding RNA-binding domain-containing protein has protein sequence MIIKIKTKVKPTEDENKVLTAVTNIFKDAEMEISENIYSGVSKDISRFKELLRSQAILDAARNVLERNIVGNATKFHINKQAAYSGILNFDKDVHGGIHIEFVSEDGEDILKLIKDIAPRTRNGIIINEDEELENEKE, from the coding sequence ATGATAATCAAGATAAAAACAAAAGTAAAACCTACCGAAGACGAAAACAAGGTTTTAACAGCAGTAACTAATATTTTTAAAGATGCAGAAATGGAAATTTCTGAAAATATTTATTCTGGAGTTTCAAAAGATATTTCAAGATTTAAGGAACTCCTTAGAAGTCAGGCGATTTTAGATGCTGCAAGAAACGTTCTTGAAAGAAATATTGTTGGAAATGCAACGAAATTTCATATAAATAAACAGGCGGCCTATTCAGGAATTTTAAATTTTGATAAGGATGTTCACGGTGGAATTCACATTGAATTCGTTTCCGAAGACGGTGAAGACATCCTTAAGTTGATTAAAGACATTGCTCCAAGAACGAGAAACGGAATTATTATAAACGAAGACGAAGAATTGGAAAACGAAAAAGAATAA
- a CDS encoding pyridoxal phosphate-dependent aminotransferase: MIAERCLRTEQSEIRKIFNMATENSINLGIGEPDFDTPNHIVEAAKMALDAGKTHYVPNAGIPELTSAISEKLKKDNNLDVSQKNIVTTCGASEALMLSLFTLVNKGEEVLIPDPGFVSYKGLTELCEGKMVPIDLDDKFRIDLESVKNSVSEKTKCIVLNSPSNPTGSVMTKEEIKGICEIADEKNICVISDEIYEKIIYGKKHYSAMEFTDNCILINGFSKAYSMTGWRVGYLAVNENFDNKYQILENMMKIHQYGFACATSFAQFGAVEALTGNQNCVSEMVLEFEKRRDLIYSGMKEIFNVQKPEGAFYIFPDVSEYGNGMDVATKLIQNGILCVPGSAFGVNGENSVRFSYATKYEDIKRALEIMKNVLL, translated from the coding sequence GTGATTGCAGAACGGTGTTTGAGAACAGAACAGTCAGAAATTCGTAAAATATTCAACATGGCAACAGAAAACTCGATAAATTTGGGTATTGGAGAACCTGATTTTGATACTCCAAATCATATTGTAGAAGCTGCTAAAATGGCCCTTGATGCTGGAAAAACGCACTACGTTCCAAATGCAGGAATCCCTGAATTAACTTCTGCAATTTCTGAAAAGTTGAAAAAAGATAATAATTTAGATGTTTCACAAAAAAATATTGTTACAACTTGTGGGGCTTCTGAAGCTTTGATGCTTTCATTATTCACGCTTGTAAACAAGGGCGAAGAAGTTTTAATCCCTGATCCCGGATTTGTGTCATACAAAGGGCTAACTGAACTTTGTGAAGGAAAAATGGTTCCAATAGATTTGGATGATAAATTCAGAATTGATTTGGAATCTGTAAAAAACAGTGTTTCTGAAAAAACAAAATGTATTGTATTAAATTCGCCATCAAACCCGACAGGAAGCGTGATGACGAAAGAAGAGATTAAAGGAATATGTGAAATTGCAGATGAAAAAAATATCTGTGTAATTTCTGATGAAATATACGAAAAGATAATTTACGGAAAAAAACATTATTCTGCAATGGAATTTACTGATAACTGTATTTTAATCAATGGATTTTCAAAAGCTTACTCAATGACTGGCTGGAGAGTCGGGTACTTGGCAGTAAATGAAAATTTTGATAATAAATACCAGATCCTTGAAAACATGATGAAAATCCACCAGTACGGTTTTGCATGTGCTACTTCCTTTGCACAGTTTGGTGCAGTTGAAGCACTTACTGGAAATCAAAATTGTGTGTCAGAAATGGTATTGGAATTTGAAAAAAGGCGAGATTTAATATATTCTGGAATGAAAGAGATATTTAACGTTCAAAAACCAGAAGGCGCATTTTATATTTTCCCTGACGTTAGTGAATATGGAAATGGAATGGATGTAGCCACAAAACTCATTCAAAACGGAATTTTATGTGTTCCTGGATCCGCCTTTGGTGTAAATGGGGAAAACAGTGTTAGATTTTCATATGCTACAAAATATGAAGATATCAAAAGAGCATTAGAAATTATGAAAAACGTTCTTCTTTAA